A genomic segment from Verrucomicrobiaceae bacterium encodes:
- a CDS encoding protein kinase, whose amino-acid sequence MGIVWRGRQRTLNREVAVKTLPGGEFASDEARARFRLEAQAIARLNHPHVVSVYEVGEVDGMPYLIMELVRGHTLDELTRGKGMPAAVAALCVRDAASALQHAHEQGVLHRDVKPANLLIDAAGRARLTDFGLAKLNDTAPGILTVQGTAAGSPAYMAPEQALHGHAEAAADIYGAGALLYTALTGRPPFQGGSVAAVIAQVTHSEPVPPRRLDTGIPRDLENICLRCLEKNPARRYTSAAALAEDLTAFLEGRSVKARPVVWWVHSWRWARRQPVQAAALVLCIVAPLIIAVTTLVSAQRIDLALRQAELSAADLHVREANRRVEELDPLAALPSLVAALQTEQADVSRRDMNRTRLATTLRACPNLRQLWQVGGSQYQGDPPLTFPNPIYFASFSPDGRYIAAANGWQVHLWDTESGQSHLADLSAAGNCLYVAYSRDGRRLITGDKQDCLTVFDVTADYKVLHSGLRHDLGGAHPASLIRPVLDASGSRLICSESGPRSTSIVRLVLLDEKDSSGHPCVHRLHSGTRVRSLALAPDSQTVAIGLQDGQIVFWDIKREIPQQIAAWTTGRDPVRFIEYRKDGKKIALIRDESIFEIWDVATQQHIGPSHPHSGFAYQVQFSEDGGLAISSAYGQLSSIALDTQTGVPSYVLRVPQGLRSVQQSADGKKLLTAGWDGTARLWETASGKPLGIISRHASYLSCALFSPDDKLVFSGGYDGLGRLWELRHRILPRKGPIPKSVPICATSPGGNQTPIQSTQMVLLKMISSYTTSS is encoded by the coding sequence ATGGGCATAGTATGGAGAGGACGCCAGCGCACTCTGAATCGTGAAGTCGCAGTCAAAACATTGCCTGGGGGTGAGTTTGCAAGCGATGAGGCGCGTGCACGCTTCCGCCTGGAGGCGCAAGCAATCGCGAGGCTGAATCATCCGCATGTGGTTTCTGTTTATGAGGTGGGTGAGGTGGATGGCATGCCCTATCTCATCATGGAATTGGTGCGAGGGCACACTTTAGATGAGCTGACGCGCGGGAAGGGGATGCCTGCGGCAGTAGCGGCTCTGTGCGTGAGAGATGCAGCCTCAGCTCTTCAGCATGCGCATGAGCAGGGCGTATTGCACCGGGATGTGAAGCCTGCGAATCTCCTCATTGACGCAGCTGGTCGGGCTAGGCTCACGGACTTTGGATTAGCGAAGCTCAACGACACTGCGCCTGGCATACTCACGGTTCAGGGCACTGCGGCGGGATCCCCTGCCTACATGGCACCCGAGCAGGCACTGCATGGGCATGCAGAGGCCGCAGCAGACATCTATGGTGCTGGAGCCTTGCTCTATACAGCCCTGACAGGACGTCCGCCTTTTCAGGGTGGGTCAGTCGCCGCAGTGATCGCTCAAGTCACCCATAGTGAGCCCGTGCCGCCGCGCCGATTAGATACAGGTATCCCGCGTGATCTGGAAAATATCTGCCTCCGGTGCCTAGAGAAAAATCCAGCACGGCGATATACCAGCGCGGCAGCTTTGGCGGAAGACCTCACTGCTTTTCTCGAAGGACGTAGCGTTAAAGCTCGGCCCGTGGTCTGGTGGGTGCATTCTTGGCGCTGGGCACGCCGGCAGCCAGTGCAGGCGGCGGCCTTGGTTCTCTGTATCGTTGCTCCTTTGATCATCGCAGTGACGACGCTGGTTTCAGCGCAGCGCATTGATTTAGCACTGCGGCAGGCAGAGCTTTCAGCGGCTGATTTGCATGTGAGGGAGGCGAATCGTCGCGTCGAGGAGCTCGATCCACTCGCGGCTTTGCCCTCACTCGTTGCCGCATTGCAAACGGAGCAAGCAGATGTCTCCAGACGTGATATGAATCGCACACGCTTGGCCACCACGCTCCGTGCTTGTCCAAATCTACGACAACTTTGGCAGGTCGGTGGATCTCAGTATCAGGGTGATCCGCCGCTGACCTTTCCCAATCCAATCTACTTCGCCTCCTTTAGTCCAGATGGGCGCTACATAGCGGCAGCAAATGGATGGCAAGTGCATCTTTGGGATACAGAGAGTGGTCAAAGTCATCTTGCCGATCTAAGCGCAGCGGGAAACTGTCTCTATGTCGCCTACAGCCGTGATGGACGCCGTTTGATCACTGGTGATAAACAGGACTGCCTGACCGTCTTTGATGTGACTGCGGACTACAAAGTACTCCATTCTGGCTTGCGTCATGATCTAGGGGGGGCTCACCCAGCTAGCCTCATTCGACCAGTACTCGACGCGAGCGGCAGCCGACTCATATGCTCAGAGTCTGGTCCAAGAAGTACATCCATCGTCCGTTTGGTCCTACTCGATGAAAAAGACAGCTCAGGCCATCCCTGCGTGCACAGGTTGCACTCTGGCACTCGGGTGCGTAGTCTCGCTCTCGCCCCAGATAGTCAGACCGTGGCTATCGGCCTCCAGGATGGCCAAATCGTCTTTTGGGATATCAAAAGGGAGATTCCTCAGCAAATAGCCGCTTGGACTACCGGGCGCGATCCCGTGCGATTCATTGAATACAGAAAGGACGGCAAAAAAATCGCCCTCATTCGGGATGAATCGATTTTCGAGATATGGGATGTCGCCACGCAGCAGCACATAGGTCCTTCTCACCCCCATTCAGGATTCGCGTATCAGGTTCAATTCAGCGAAGACGGGGGGCTAGCCATCAGTTCAGCTTATGGACAGCTATCCAGCATTGCACTTGATACACAGACAGGTGTGCCATCCTATGTGCTGCGTGTTCCCCAGGGCTTGCGTAGCGTGCAGCAAAGCGCCGATGGTAAAAAGCTGCTCACTGCAGGATGGGATGGCACCGCGAGGCTCTGGGAGACCGCTAGTGGCAAGCCTCTAGGTATTATCTCAAGGCACGCGAGTTACCTTAGCTGCGCCCTCTTTAGTCCTGACGACAAGCTGGTCTTTTCCGGTGGTTACGATGGTCTTGGCAGGCTCTGGGAGCTCCGGCACCGGATACTCCCACGGAAAGGCCCAATACCAAAGTCAGTCCCAATTTGCGCTACCTCGCCCGGCGGCAACCAAACGCCGATCCAGAGCACCCAAATGGTGCTTTTGAAAATGATCTCGTCCTACACGACCTCTTCCTAG
- a CDS encoding glycosyltransferase family 39 protein, with protein sequence MSAAAPFPDPSLKSLMKWFLLVLVARLVVMFLVVQGADLAGDEAYYWDWGRRPDWGYFSKPPMIGWMMGVIGWLTGNAEWGIRLTALLLGGATLWLIWRLTRDLFDGSTAFLAALLIVLTPGNAGLSLLLTIDAPLLLAWTLALWLYWRAAEKPDSWPRWLLLALAIGFGCLSKQMMLVFPALMLAFAAISHQDRALLRNPRFWMACVIGMAFIIPVLKWNQEHGWITLEHTKHHFDTQSMSWSRWLSRVGENVGMQALIYTPVLFVALVVVLWRSFRGFRGLTRSQCYLWVFAGPVLAIFVVLALRQRINPNWPAAFFVPAIILTAAWLLRAENAAWKRWSLRIAAGIALIVHLALVIVMTTQLKTINKVASLRGWREVGIQADAWLQKMPRRENTFVLPLGHRYHAAWMAFTCPAIRAPTAGSPAAPLSPNMRYGQARRSTSGMTHSSSCRWRIGMEISRQSSQPTSPESNASAPSACRSAQRNASSPSIAVKSYKPGKPFAHNDRCILGHRAPTAPQS encoded by the coding sequence ATGTCCGCCGCAGCCCCTTTCCCCGATCCTTCGCTCAAATCACTCATGAAGTGGTTTTTGCTCGTCTTGGTGGCACGGCTCGTGGTGATGTTTTTGGTGGTCCAAGGCGCGGATCTGGCTGGTGATGAGGCCTACTACTGGGATTGGGGCCGCAGGCCGGATTGGGGCTATTTCTCGAAGCCGCCCATGATCGGCTGGATGATGGGCGTGATCGGCTGGCTGACTGGGAATGCTGAATGGGGCATCCGACTCACGGCGCTGCTGCTGGGCGGTGCGACGCTGTGGCTGATTTGGCGACTCACGCGGGACCTTTTCGATGGTAGCACGGCTTTTCTCGCCGCATTGCTCATCGTCCTCACGCCGGGCAATGCTGGGCTCAGCCTGCTGCTCACCATCGACGCCCCACTGCTTCTCGCATGGACTCTAGCGCTCTGGCTGTACTGGCGAGCAGCGGAAAAACCGGACTCCTGGCCGCGCTGGCTACTCCTAGCCCTCGCGATCGGTTTTGGCTGCCTCAGCAAGCAGATGATGCTGGTCTTCCCCGCGCTCATGCTGGCCTTTGCGGCCATATCGCACCAGGATCGTGCATTGCTGCGCAATCCGCGTTTTTGGATGGCTTGCGTGATCGGCATGGCCTTCATCATTCCGGTTTTAAAGTGGAATCAAGAGCACGGTTGGATCACGCTGGAGCATACGAAGCATCACTTCGACACCCAAAGCATGAGCTGGAGCCGCTGGCTGAGCCGTGTGGGCGAAAATGTGGGCATGCAGGCGCTGATTTACACTCCCGTGCTCTTTGTCGCACTGGTGGTGGTGCTGTGGCGGAGTTTTCGCGGCTTCCGTGGCCTCACTCGGTCCCAGTGCTACCTGTGGGTCTTTGCCGGGCCTGTGTTGGCCATCTTTGTCGTGCTCGCACTACGCCAGCGCATCAATCCGAACTGGCCCGCTGCGTTCTTCGTCCCTGCGATCATTCTCACCGCCGCGTGGCTGCTGCGGGCAGAAAATGCCGCATGGAAGCGCTGGAGCCTGCGCATCGCAGCGGGCATCGCCCTCATCGTGCACTTGGCACTCGTGATCGTGATGACGACGCAGCTAAAAACGATCAACAAAGTCGCCAGCCTACGTGGATGGCGTGAAGTCGGCATCCAAGCAGATGCATGGCTGCAAAAAATGCCACGACGCGAAAACACCTTCGTCTTACCCCTGGGGCACCGCTACCACGCTGCGTGGATGGCTTTTACATGCCCAGCCATCCGCGCACCTACCGCTGGGAGTCCAGCGGCACCCCTCAGTCCCAATATGAGGTATGGCCAGGCCCGGAGGAGCACATCGGGGATGACGCACTCATCCTCATGCCGATGGAGGATTGGAATGGAGATCTCTCGCCAGAGCTCGCAGCCCACTTCTCCCGAGTCGAACGCATCGGCACCATCAGCGTGCCGATCGGCTCAGAGAAACGCGAGTTCGCCGTCCATCGCGGTGAAAAGCTACAAACCTGGAAAGCCATTCGCCCACAATGACCGCTGCATCCTGGGACATCGAGCTCCTACGGCTCCTCAATCGTGA
- a CDS encoding phosphatase PAP2 family protein: MTAASWDIELLRLLNRDWSAIWLDYLMPAVSAIEAWMPPLVVVAFFIVLKGGVKARRMFLCAALALGIGDALISNTLKKTIGRVRPRDAIEGVVIRDLGRAEPAFMRLFVPPVSSLSQPSGAKVGTSFPSSHTINLFALATVMACFYRRLGVVTYVLAFIVAYSRIYCGAHWPSDIPPSIAIGLLTGLGVVWAMRRLAGRAWEPVVK, from the coding sequence ATGACCGCTGCATCCTGGGACATCGAGCTCCTACGGCTCCTCAATCGTGATTGGTCCGCTATTTGGCTCGACTATCTCATGCCCGCCGTCTCCGCCATCGAGGCCTGGATGCCACCGCTCGTCGTGGTGGCCTTTTTCATCGTCCTCAAAGGTGGTGTGAAGGCCCGTCGCATGTTTTTATGTGCTGCACTCGCACTCGGCATCGGTGATGCTCTCATCTCCAATACACTCAAAAAGACCATCGGCAGAGTCCGCCCACGCGATGCCATCGAAGGCGTCGTCATACGCGATCTCGGGCGTGCAGAGCCCGCGTTCATGCGCCTCTTTGTGCCGCCTGTGAGCAGCCTCAGTCAGCCAAGTGGAGCGAAAGTCGGTACATCCTTCCCCTCCAGTCATACGATCAATCTTTTCGCCCTCGCGACTGTCATGGCATGTTTTTACCGCCGTCTCGGTGTCGTCACATATGTGCTGGCATTCATCGTCGCCTACTCACGCATCTACTGTGGTGCTCACTGGCCCTCCGACATCCCGCCTAGCATCGCCATCGGCTTGCTCACCGGTTTGGGCGTCGTATGGGCCATGCGCCGACTCGCTGGCCGCGCCTGGGAGCCTGTCGTGAAATGA
- a CDS encoding PQQ-binding-like beta-propeller repeat protein → MPLFPILITLLLGSTLAWIFFTEHTLRSALVILIPLLWLLLMSLWWALRRRGQRLRRMGIILLAWAVLAVSCIYTLRIDGTQDGAAWLSLSFVWQEKAVHGLTTAPQAVPTSELAPTPAGVQDMPRFLGEKGDGVLPAGEFSTDWAGRPPREVWRIPMGAGWSGFAVVGNRAVTQEQRGELECVTCYELSSGRLLWSHSEKAFFTELMGGDGPRATPTIHAASNAVFTVGATGLLHCLDLSTGAKKWQAHLLKDAGATKNLEWGKSASPLLTAAHVICSGGDNGASLVAYDRNNGQPAWKAGTDGGSYASPVQMRLDGREQIITVNRHSVSGHDPSAGTVLWTFDWSETFPKVAQPVALSENEILITSSYGVKSHRLRLQNGLVTVLWAESTPRTKFSSVSVFGSHAYALDEGMFCCVNLENGERLWREGRYGYGQQILIGEELILLQAEKGPVVLIRPDPAKLIEIARIEALSSKTWNPPTLAGRWLLLRNDREAVCYELQSK, encoded by the coding sequence ATGCCGCTTTTCCCCATTCTCATCACCCTGCTTCTCGGAAGCACTCTGGCCTGGATCTTTTTTACGGAACACACGCTGCGCTCCGCGCTCGTCATTCTCATCCCGCTGCTCTGGCTGCTGCTGATGAGTCTCTGGTGGGCGCTGCGTCGGCGCGGTCAGCGACTTCGCAGGATGGGGATCATCCTGCTGGCGTGGGCGGTGCTTGCCGTCTCCTGCATCTATACGCTGCGCATTGATGGCACACAGGATGGTGCGGCTTGGCTGAGTCTGTCGTTCGTATGGCAGGAAAAAGCAGTCCATGGCCTCACCACGGCACCCCAGGCCGTTCCGACCTCCGAGCTCGCACCCACGCCTGCTGGCGTGCAGGACATGCCGCGCTTCCTCGGTGAAAAAGGGGATGGAGTGCTGCCAGCTGGGGAGTTCTCGACAGATTGGGCTGGCAGACCGCCACGGGAAGTGTGGCGGATACCGATGGGCGCTGGCTGGAGTGGATTCGCTGTGGTGGGGAATCGAGCCGTCACCCAGGAACAGCGTGGAGAGCTGGAGTGCGTGACTTGCTACGAGCTGAGTAGCGGCAGACTGCTCTGGTCTCACAGTGAAAAGGCTTTTTTCACCGAGCTGATGGGCGGAGATGGCCCGCGTGCGACTCCCACCATTCATGCTGCATCGAATGCGGTATTCACAGTCGGAGCGACGGGGTTACTCCATTGCCTGGATCTGAGCACCGGGGCGAAAAAGTGGCAGGCGCATTTGCTCAAGGACGCCGGAGCTACAAAAAATCTCGAATGGGGCAAAAGCGCCTCGCCGCTGCTCACCGCAGCGCATGTCATCTGCTCTGGCGGTGACAATGGGGCCTCACTGGTGGCTTATGATCGGAACAATGGCCAACCCGCATGGAAAGCTGGCACGGATGGCGGCAGCTACGCTTCACCCGTGCAAATGCGGCTCGATGGGCGTGAGCAAATCATCACGGTGAATCGTCACAGCGTCAGCGGACATGATCCGTCTGCTGGGACCGTGCTGTGGACATTCGATTGGTCAGAGACTTTTCCGAAAGTCGCCCAGCCAGTCGCCTTGAGCGAAAACGAGATCCTCATCACCTCCAGCTACGGTGTGAAGTCACACCGTCTCCGCCTACAAAATGGCCTCGTCACGGTGCTCTGGGCAGAGAGTACACCCCGCACGAAATTCAGTAGCGTCAGCGTCTTTGGCTCACACGCGTATGCTTTGGACGAAGGCATGTTTTGCTGCGTAAACCTGGAAAATGGCGAGCGCCTGTGGCGTGAGGGCCGCTACGGTTACGGCCAGCAAATCCTCATCGGCGAGGAGCTCATTCTCCTCCAGGCAGAAAAAGGCCCCGTAGTGCTCATCCGGCCAGATCCGGCCAAACTCATCGAAATAGCCCGCATAGAGGCACTCAGCAGTAAAACCTGGAATCCGCCCACCCTAGCAGGGCGCTGGCTCTTGCTGCGAAACGACCGCGAGGCAGTCTGCTATGAGCTACAGAGCAAGTGA
- a CDS encoding Rieske 2Fe-2S domain-containing protein → MEQHHISTISEIPPGEARAYDVGGRRIAVFNSDGALYAIDDTCPHQGGPLSEGSVDAGCVTCPWHGAVFELATGVEQTSIAGEDVCRHNVVISDGQVFVEIE, encoded by the coding sequence ATGGAACAGCACCACATCTCAACCATCAGCGAAATCCCACCCGGCGAAGCCCGTGCCTATGATGTCGGCGGGCGGCGCATCGCCGTCTTTAACTCCGATGGAGCCCTCTATGCCATCGACGACACTTGTCCTCACCAAGGCGGCCCACTTTCTGAAGGCTCCGTGGATGCAGGCTGCGTCACCTGCCCGTGGCACGGGGCCGTATTCGAGCTCGCCACCGGCGTAGAACAAACCTCCATTGCTGGTGAAGACGTATGCCGCCACAACGTGGTCATCTCTGACGGCCAGGTTTTTGTCGAAATCGAATAG
- a CDS encoding ferritin produces the protein MKLSSDLSKLLNDQINNEMAASYSYLAMAAWFEQTPYAGFAQWMFAQSREETLHALKFYQYLVNRDAKVELKPISKPKHDFKSPQDVFAHSLKQEKEVTAQINDLYEVAEKVRDHGSKNLLLWFLNEQMQEEKSVRDMLDRLKLAGDDPASLLVLDREAGGRPGAPSGTQAALTP, from the coding sequence ATGAAACTCTCATCAGACCTCTCCAAGCTCCTCAACGACCAAATCAACAACGAGATGGCCGCATCCTACTCCTACCTCGCGATGGCGGCATGGTTCGAACAGACACCGTATGCAGGTTTCGCCCAGTGGATGTTCGCCCAGAGCCGCGAGGAGACCCTTCATGCGCTGAAGTTTTATCAATACCTCGTCAACCGTGACGCGAAGGTAGAGCTGAAACCCATCTCCAAGCCCAAGCATGACTTCAAATCACCGCAGGATGTTTTCGCACACAGCCTCAAGCAGGAAAAAGAGGTCACTGCACAGATCAATGACCTCTATGAGGTCGCTGAGAAGGTGCGGGACCATGGCTCGAAAAATCTGCTGCTCTGGTTTCTGAACGAGCAGATGCAGGAGGAGAAAAGCGTGCGCGACATGCTGGATCGCCTGAAACTCGCTGGCGATGATCCCGCCAGCCTCCTCGTGCTTGATCGTGAGGCAGGCGGGCGTCCAGGCGCACCATCCGGCACTCAAGCTGCACTCACCCCGTAG
- a CDS encoding class II fumarate hydratase, which translates to MTTRIETDSMGEMSVPIAALYGASTQRAVLNFPVSGQLIPSSIIHAYGVIKWAAARANGELGLLPKNKADLIEQAALEIAEGKLDAHFVLDIYQTGSGTSTNMNVNEVISNRACQLAGKPIGAKEPIHPNDHANMGQSSNDTFPTAVHLAVAQELSGKLLPSLEMLQAALTQKGTDFMDVLKIGRTHLMDASPVRLGQEFHGYARQIEHSVDRVHKAIKTVAEIPLGGTAVGTGLNRHPDFPTVAIRLLADKTGLPFREAKDHFEAQSAKDSLVEVSGQLKTIATSLFKIANDIRWLGSGPQCAIGEIALPANQPGSSIMPGKVNPVMSESLMQVCARVFGNDATVTWCAAAGSNFELNVMMPALAAALLESIGLLATSAQLFRERCVEGITARKERCQDLIESSLAMATGLIPLLGYDRAAIIAKESAQTGITVRQLCLDRLTELGITAAELNQALDPARMCAPSIGVLLQ; encoded by the coding sequence ATGACGACTCGCATCGAGACCGATAGCATGGGCGAAATGTCTGTGCCGATAGCAGCACTTTACGGGGCCTCCACGCAGCGTGCAGTTCTCAACTTCCCCGTGAGTGGGCAACTCATACCAAGCTCGATCATTCACGCCTACGGCGTCATCAAATGGGCCGCAGCTCGTGCGAATGGCGAGCTAGGACTACTGCCAAAGAACAAGGCCGACCTCATCGAGCAGGCTGCGCTCGAGATCGCGGAGGGGAAGCTCGACGCTCATTTCGTGCTCGACATCTACCAGACCGGCTCTGGCACGAGCACCAACATGAACGTGAACGAGGTCATCTCGAACCGCGCTTGCCAGCTTGCCGGGAAGCCCATCGGGGCAAAGGAACCGATTCATCCGAACGATCATGCCAACATGGGCCAGTCGTCCAATGACACGTTTCCCACTGCCGTGCATCTGGCCGTTGCGCAGGAACTCAGCGGCAAGCTTTTGCCTTCTCTGGAGATGCTCCAAGCGGCGCTCACGCAGAAAGGCACGGATTTCATGGACGTGCTCAAAATTGGCCGCACGCACCTCATGGATGCCTCGCCAGTGCGGCTCGGGCAGGAGTTCCACGGCTATGCACGGCAGATCGAGCACAGCGTGGATCGCGTTCACAAAGCCATCAAGACTGTCGCCGAGATCCCACTCGGTGGCACTGCCGTGGGCACAGGACTGAATCGTCATCCTGACTTCCCTACAGTGGCGATCCGACTGCTCGCGGATAAGACCGGTCTTCCATTTCGCGAGGCAAAGGATCACTTCGAAGCTCAGTCGGCCAAGGATTCACTCGTAGAAGTCAGCGGTCAGCTCAAAACCATCGCCACCAGCCTTTTTAAGATAGCCAATGACATTCGTTGGCTCGGCTCAGGTCCGCAATGCGCCATTGGCGAGATCGCCCTGCCAGCTAACCAGCCCGGCAGCAGCATCATGCCTGGCAAAGTGAATCCCGTCATGAGCGAGAGCCTGATGCAGGTCTGCGCACGAGTTTTTGGCAATGATGCCACCGTCACCTGGTGCGCTGCTGCGGGCAGCAATTTTGAGCTAAACGTCATGATGCCAGCCCTCGCCGCAGCGTTGCTGGAGAGCATCGGATTGCTGGCTACTTCTGCACAGCTCTTCCGCGAGCGTTGCGTGGAGGGCATCACGGCCAGGAAGGAACGCTGCCAAGATCTCATCGAGTCCAGTCTCGCCATGGCCACCGGCTTGATCCCGCTACTTGGCTATGACAGAGCGGCCATCATTGCCAAAGAAAGCGCCCAGACCGGTATCACGGTGAGGCAACTCTGTCTCGATCGACTCACTGAACTCGGCATCACCGCCGCCGAACTCAATCAAGCCCTCGACCCTGCCCGCATGTGTGCACCGAGCATTGGCGTCCTCCTGCAGTAA
- a CDS encoding DUF488 domain-containing protein, whose product MIQVKRIYEPPSKSDGQRLLVERLWPRGMKKEAAQLSAWIRDAAPSTALRQWFKHDPEKWTEFQRRYREELDQHPEAWQPIVTAARKGRVTLLFSSHDAEHNNVVALKAYLEPHLHAG is encoded by the coding sequence ATGATCCAGGTGAAACGAATCTATGAACCGCCGTCAAAGTCGGACGGCCAGCGGCTGCTGGTGGAGAGGCTTTGGCCTCGGGGGATGAAAAAAGAAGCCGCCCAACTGAGTGCATGGATACGCGATGCAGCACCCAGCACCGCGCTTCGACAATGGTTCAAGCATGATCCTGAAAAGTGGACTGAGTTTCAGCGGCGTTATCGCGAGGAGTTGGATCAACATCCTGAAGCCTGGCAACCCATTGTGACGGCTGCACGCAAGGGCAGGGTGACGCTGCTTTTCAGCTCTCACGATGCTGAGCACAACAATGTGGTGGCACTGAAGGCCTATCTTGAGCCGCATCTGCACGCGGGCTAG
- a CDS encoding sulfatase-like hydrolase/transferase, whose protein sequence is MHANNVEHSKIPTPNLDQLAAEGMQFTDWHSSSGCCSPSRCTLLKGADKPVRTHSINTACGGSERLNRRFSLQNQRVPRHS, encoded by the coding sequence ATGCACGCGAACAACGTAGAGCACTCCAAAATACCCACGCCCAACCTGGACCAGCTCGCTGCGGAGGGTATGCAGTTCACCGATTGGCACTCTAGTTCTGGCTGCTGCTCGCCATCACGGTGCACACTGCTCAAAGGAGCGGATAAGCCTGTCCGCACCCACTCCATCAACACGGCCTGTGGCGGATCTGAAAGGCTGAATCGCAGGTTTTCGCTGCAAAATCAGCGCGTCCCTAGGCACTCCTAG
- the argB gene encoding acetylglutamate kinase, with amino-acid sequence MDSRTTQSAVLLEALPYMQSFRGCTFLIKVGGSAMEDPVQVDSFLRDVVFLEAVGINPIIVHGGGKAISKAMTESGLQAKFINGMRVTDDETIKIVEETLARVINPEIVSKINAFGGKAVGIPGTEVFTSEKMKGDLGWVGEVSDCKLGLIQAAVAGEFVPVVSPVARELASGKTLNVNADLAACALAKRLKATKLIFLSDVRGVMRDPKDDSTLIPSLNEASIAKLKAEGIISGGMIPKVDSSLDSLRGGVGKVHLIDGRLPHALILEIFTDGGIGTEIHL; translated from the coding sequence ATGGATTCTCGCACCACCCAGTCCGCTGTTCTTCTCGAAGCTCTCCCTTACATGCAGTCCTTCCGTGGCTGCACCTTCCTCATCAAAGTGGGCGGCAGTGCCATGGAGGACCCCGTGCAGGTGGATAGCTTCCTGCGTGACGTCGTCTTCCTCGAAGCCGTGGGGATCAATCCCATCATCGTGCATGGTGGTGGAAAGGCCATCTCCAAAGCCATGACCGAGTCCGGTCTCCAGGCCAAATTTATCAATGGCATGCGTGTCACCGATGACGAAACGATCAAAATCGTCGAGGAAACCCTCGCTCGTGTGATCAATCCGGAAATCGTCAGCAAGATCAACGCCTTTGGCGGCAAAGCGGTCGGTATTCCCGGCACAGAAGTCTTCACTAGCGAGAAAATGAAGGGCGACCTCGGTTGGGTCGGGGAGGTGAGCGATTGCAAACTCGGCCTCATTCAGGCTGCTGTGGCAGGTGAGTTCGTCCCAGTTGTCTCACCCGTGGCCCGTGAGCTCGCCAGTGGCAAAACGCTCAATGTGAATGCCGATCTGGCCGCCTGTGCTCTCGCCAAACGCCTGAAAGCCACGAAACTCATCTTCCTCAGCGATGTGCGTGGCGTGATGCGTGATCCGAAGGACGACTCCACACTCATTCCGAGCCTCAATGAAGCCTCCATCGCCAAACTGAAGGCCGAAGGCATCATCAGCGGCGGCATGATCCCGAAAGTGGACTCCTCACTCGACTCCCTGCGTGGCGGCGTAGGAAAGGTCCACCTCATCGACGGACGCTTGCCGCATGCGCTGATTTTGGAAATCTTTACCGATGGTGGCATCGGCACCGAGATTCATCTTTGA